A stretch of Streptomyces vietnamensis DNA encodes these proteins:
- a CDS encoding ATP-binding protein yields MGLEELSFTTELVVNELVTNAIHYGKTPIQLRLILQSSLTCEVFDASNTAPHMRRARTFDEGGHGLLFVAQLAERWDARHSREGKAIWAEQPLPA; encoded by the coding sequence GTGGGCCTGGAGGAACTCTCCTTCACCACGGAACTCGTGGTCAACGAACTGGTGACGAACGCGATCCACTACGGCAAGACCCCCATCCAGTTGCGGCTGATCCTCCAGTCCTCGCTCACCTGCGAGGTCTTCGACGCCAGCAACACCGCCCCTCACATGCGCCGCGCCCGGACCTTCGACGAGGGCGGCCACGGCCTGCTGTTCGTCGCACAACTCGCCGAGCGCTGGGATGCGCGACACAGCCGCGAGGGAAAAGCCATCTGGGCCGAACAGCCCCTCCCGGCCTGA
- a CDS encoding SpoIIE family protein phosphatase, which yields MPIGPPLGLGGLPSETAQFELPEGSLSALCTDGLIQSRTGDADAPRTVLRDVLTRRPPPGPLRSRVIA from the coding sequence ATGCCGATCGGCCCGCCCCTCGGTCTGGGTGGGCTCCCCTCCGAGACGGCGCAGTTCGAGCTACCGGAAGGGAGCCTGTCGGCCCTGTGCACCGACGGCCTCATCCAGAGCCGTACAGGAGACGCGGACGCGCCGCGCACCGTGCTGCGCGACGTCCTCACCCGGCGGCCACCGCCGGGGCCCCTGCGTTCACGAGTGATCGCCTGA
- a CDS encoding flavin monoamine oxidase family protein — protein sequence MEPENSTVDVIVVGAGLSGLVSARRLVQAGITSLRVLEARDRVGGRTKLHRLGNGRYVEEGGQLVGPEYKRLIALGEELGVSTWPHNERGKAVFERRGRVIKFSGSMPWTADPLGSADFARSLLRLDRLGKRYRGDEALGTPEAAELDALTFASWVNRSTKSATARTLWAIIATLTLGGTPGDLSLLFVLRHLRAIGGVETLLASLSGGDERSFTGGSAELSLRMAAELGDRVVLDSPTLAIRQYDDHVEVDTPGRTHHARRVVVAMSPSDRAAISVDPQLPLPQRTMGERMSMLHAYKVHVVYPEPFWRRQGLSGATMSDSAPLMLTFDDTPPGEKQGVLVGFARGDGGRSVDLPDPMPTDPVRRREAVLAGLARAFGEEALHPDEYHEMNWTEERWTTGCVPTWPPGLLTTSGPGYAEPAGRLHFAGSETSPRWAGSLEGAVIAGERAAAEVAALATAEAAGVPASR from the coding sequence ATGGAACCTGAGAACTCTACGGTCGACGTGATCGTGGTGGGGGCCGGCCTGTCCGGGCTCGTCTCGGCACGCCGTCTCGTCCAGGCGGGCATCACCTCCCTGCGAGTCCTCGAGGCCCGCGACAGGGTCGGTGGGCGTACGAAGCTCCACCGGCTCGGGAACGGCCGGTACGTGGAGGAAGGCGGCCAGCTGGTCGGTCCCGAGTACAAGCGGCTGATCGCGCTGGGAGAAGAGCTCGGCGTGTCGACCTGGCCCCACAACGAGCGCGGAAAGGCGGTGTTCGAGCGCCGCGGTCGCGTGATCAAGTTCAGCGGATCGATGCCGTGGACCGCCGACCCGCTGGGTTCGGCGGACTTCGCGCGGTCCTTGCTCCGTCTGGACCGCCTGGGCAAGCGCTACCGGGGAGACGAGGCGCTGGGGACGCCGGAGGCGGCCGAACTGGACGCCCTCACCTTCGCGTCATGGGTGAACCGCAGCACCAAGTCGGCCACGGCGCGCACGCTGTGGGCCATCATCGCCACGCTGACCCTCGGCGGTACGCCCGGCGACCTGTCCTTGCTCTTCGTCCTCCGTCATCTGCGCGCGATCGGCGGCGTGGAGACGCTCCTCGCGTCTCTCTCCGGCGGCGACGAACGCTCGTTCACCGGCGGGTCGGCCGAGCTGAGCCTGAGGATGGCCGCCGAACTGGGAGACCGCGTCGTCCTCGATTCCCCGACCCTTGCGATCCGGCAGTACGACGACCACGTCGAGGTCGACACACCCGGCCGGACCCATCACGCTCGACGCGTGGTGGTCGCGATGAGCCCTTCCGACCGCGCGGCCATCAGTGTGGATCCCCAGCTCCCGCTGCCCCAACGGACCATGGGTGAGCGCATGTCGATGCTGCACGCCTACAAGGTCCATGTGGTCTATCCGGAGCCCTTCTGGCGTCGTCAGGGCCTCAGCGGCGCGACCATGAGCGACAGCGCGCCTTTGATGCTGACCTTCGACGACACGCCGCCCGGGGAGAAGCAGGGCGTCCTCGTCGGATTCGCGCGAGGCGACGGCGGGAGGAGTGTGGATCTGCCCGACCCTATGCCGACCGACCCGGTCCGGCGTCGTGAGGCGGTCCTCGCGGGCTTGGCCCGTGCGTTCGGCGAGGAGGCCCTCCATCCCGACGAGTACCACGAGATGAACTGGACGGAGGAGCGCTGGACGACGGGATGCGTCCCGACCTGGCCGCCGGGGCTCCTCACCACCAGCGGGCCGGGCTACGCCGAACCGGCCGGGCGTCTGCACTTCGCCGGTTCGGAGACCTCGCCCAGGTGGGCCGGCTCGCTGGAGGGTGCCGTCATCGCCGGGGAACGGGCGGCGGCCGAGGTCGCCGCCCTGGCCACCGCGGAGGCGGCCGGCGTCCCGGCCTCCCGCTAG
- a CDS encoding APC family permease codes for MSGTGSKGAGEQVETPHLEAGHLGRGTLVSLSLASFFPAVGIALVPTLVLTATGNATAWHATLLAAVCVVLIGRPIIVFARRFVATGSLYSYISEVFGPWARYLTGAAMVSGFVCGVGGLAMLVGLFVGSFVHGRQADPTDLSPLEFPTQVVIFALAFLIASAIAYRGLDSSVLIVVGLAVLSIPLVLFITIASARHTGLQLATQFDFGQFSLGSTLRGVAIGIAFLVGFESSAALAAETRDPRRNVPVAIMAVPVVLGAVYTVATILQVPGLLQAGGQLAAGASPPAALAVQAGLGTTVGAATDLVLAAACFSSLIAFVNYGTRFALAMAEDGLLPAFLTRIHPKFHSPHVAIVSLAVACFTFISAAVFLVGDVASAYNALTTLLVYIWALPYVLIAAGAIVLTRRTGELRPGLWMSAVLGGAAMAWTYANGWINPPAAPADSMAWIAVVAVVVVLALIALSSLRRRGARQPAAAEG; via the coding sequence ATGAGCGGCACCGGGAGCAAGGGCGCCGGGGAGCAAGTCGAAACCCCGCACCTCGAAGCCGGGCACCTCGGTCGAGGCACGCTCGTGTCGCTCTCCCTGGCATCGTTCTTCCCGGCGGTCGGCATCGCCCTCGTCCCGACGCTGGTCCTCACCGCGACCGGGAATGCCACGGCCTGGCACGCGACGCTGCTCGCCGCCGTCTGCGTCGTGCTGATCGGACGCCCGATCATCGTGTTCGCACGCCGATTCGTCGCGACGGGCTCGCTGTACTCCTACATCTCCGAAGTCTTCGGGCCGTGGGCGCGCTACCTGACCGGAGCGGCCATGGTGAGCGGCTTCGTCTGCGGGGTCGGCGGGCTCGCCATGCTCGTCGGCCTTTTCGTGGGCAGTTTCGTGCACGGTCGTCAGGCAGACCCGACGGACCTGTCGCCCCTGGAGTTCCCCACCCAGGTCGTCATCTTCGCGCTCGCCTTCCTGATCGCGTCCGCCATCGCGTACCGCGGGCTGGACAGCTCGGTGCTCATCGTGGTCGGCCTGGCTGTGCTCTCCATCCCCTTGGTCCTCTTCATCACCATCGCCAGCGCGCGGCACACCGGTCTTCAGCTCGCCACGCAGTTCGACTTCGGCCAGTTCAGCCTGGGCTCCACGCTTCGTGGCGTCGCCATCGGCATCGCCTTCCTCGTGGGCTTCGAGAGCAGCGCGGCGCTGGCAGCCGAGACGCGTGATCCCCGGCGCAATGTTCCCGTCGCCATCATGGCGGTGCCCGTCGTGCTGGGTGCCGTCTACACCGTCGCGACGATTCTGCAGGTTCCCGGTCTCCTGCAGGCCGGCGGCCAACTGGCCGCGGGGGCATCACCACCCGCGGCCCTGGCTGTGCAGGCAGGTCTGGGAACGACCGTGGGGGCGGCCACCGACCTCGTGCTGGCAGCCGCGTGTTTCTCCTCGCTCATCGCCTTCGTCAACTACGGCACCCGATTCGCGCTGGCCATGGCCGAGGACGGACTCCTTCCGGCGTTTCTGACGCGCATCCACCCGAAGTTCCACAGCCCCCATGTGGCCATCGTGTCGCTCGCCGTCGCCTGTTTCACGTTCATCTCGGCCGCCGTGTTCCTGGTCGGCGACGTGGCATCCGCCTACAACGCCCTCACCACCTTGCTGGTGTACATATGGGCCCTGCCGTACGTGCTGATCGCCGCGGGTGCCATCGTGCTGACGCGCCGGACTGGTGAGCTTCGCCCGGGCCTGTGGATGTCCGCCGTTCTCGGCGGGGCCGCCATGGCCTGGACCTATGCGAACGGCTGGATAAACCCTCCCGCGGCCCCGGCGGATTCCATGGCGTGGATCGCTGTGGTCGCTGTCGTCGTCGTCCTCGCTCTGATCGCGCTGAGCTCTCTTCGACGCCGAGGTGCGCGGCAACCCGCGGCGGCCGAAGGCTGA